A stretch of Mesorhizobium sp. M2A.F.Ca.ET.046.03.2.1 DNA encodes these proteins:
- a CDS encoding AraC family transcriptional regulator: protein MPYWRAPPEKDYAFEGNFVLRDLIANGKLMRTISLPRGRQRLHAMPTSTGYEVREDETYDWDGRKRGQTPFTVLQHTISGTGQLRYENRNYRLQANDTLLVLVPHNHRYWLGQGDRWEYFWISMNGEEALRIHKSILSVSGPVFRLQPATVDHLADCSLRLIKGAGSPGAASAIAYEAAMALYDDVFGSHAFAEKQSAMQPVIDHINANLDKPLPVAELVEISGLSRAHFSRCFAESEGLPPAEFVLQQRLQRAAKLLTKADFLPVKEVAVLCGFEDANYFSKVFRRFYGITPTQFRTTGMYASLGSHR, encoded by the coding sequence ATGCCTTATTGGCGGGCACCGCCAGAGAAGGATTATGCTTTCGAGGGTAATTTTGTGCTGCGGGACCTGATCGCCAATGGAAAGCTGATGCGGACGATTTCGCTGCCGCGCGGGCGCCAGCGGCTGCATGCCATGCCGACAAGCACCGGCTATGAGGTGCGCGAGGACGAAACCTATGACTGGGACGGGAGAAAGCGTGGCCAGACCCCGTTCACGGTGCTCCAGCACACGATCAGCGGCACCGGTCAGCTGCGCTACGAGAACCGCAACTACCGTCTGCAGGCGAACGACACGCTGCTGGTTCTGGTGCCGCACAATCATCGCTACTGGCTGGGGCAGGGCGACCGCTGGGAATACTTCTGGATCTCGATGAACGGTGAGGAAGCGCTGCGCATCCACAAGTCGATCCTCAGCGTCTCCGGCCCGGTGTTCCGGCTGCAGCCGGCGACCGTCGATCACCTTGCCGATTGCAGCCTGCGACTGATCAAGGGAGCGGGTTCGCCTGGTGCGGCCTCCGCGATCGCCTATGAGGCGGCGATGGCGCTCTACGACGATGTCTTCGGCTCGCATGCCTTCGCCGAGAAGCAAAGCGCCATGCAGCCGGTCATCGACCATATCAACGCCAATCTCGACAAGCCGCTGCCGGTGGCGGAGCTGGTCGAGATCAGCGGCCTCAGCCGCGCCCATTTCTCGCGCTGCTTCGCCGAGAGCGAAGGATTGCCGCCTGCCGAATTCGTGCTGCAGCAACGCCTGCAGCGCGCGGCCAAGCTCCTCACCAAGGCCGATTTCCTGCCGGTCAAGGAAGTGGCTGTGCTCTGCGGCTTCGAGGATGCGAACTATTTCTCGAAGGTCTTCCGCCGTTTCTACGGCATCACGCCGACGCAGTTCCGCACCACCGGCATGTATGCCAGCCTCGGCAGCCACCGCTGA
- a CDS encoding ABC transporter permease, which produces MLARDPSPPPPAEGVAIAEPAHGNESYIALVWRRLKRSWTGMAGLFLVVLLLVMAVFADFIAPSDPKATDVAFAPPQVPSFHDKDGNLTFQPRIYALADSADLDPVTFQPIVGPDYDHPRLLGFFVEGAPYRLFGLIPADRHLFGSMDGQPVHFLGTDKFGRDVLSRAIHGSRVSLMIALTVVFIITVIGTIVGMVSGYFGGKFDVWMQRFVELVLAFPQLPLYLALTTLIPVTAPTNVFLAFVIVVMSALGWAQMSREVRGKTLALARIDYVRAAMAVGATDRRIIMQHIFPNVMCHVIVAVTIAIPTVVLLEAFLGFLGFAVKPPLISWGLMLQDTATYSVIGTYPWILSPVGFVLVTVFAFNALGDGLRDAVDPY; this is translated from the coding sequence ATGCTGGCGCGCGACCCCTCCCCGCCGCCGCCAGCCGAAGGCGTGGCCATAGCCGAGCCGGCGCACGGCAATGAGAGCTATATCGCGCTGGTCTGGCGCCGGCTAAAGCGCTCCTGGACCGGCATGGCCGGGCTCTTCCTGGTCGTGCTTCTGCTCGTCATGGCGGTGTTCGCGGATTTCATCGCACCTTCGGATCCGAAGGCGACCGACGTCGCCTTCGCGCCGCCGCAGGTGCCGAGCTTTCACGACAAGGACGGCAATCTCACCTTCCAGCCAAGGATCTATGCGCTGGCCGACTCGGCAGATCTCGATCCGGTCACCTTCCAGCCGATCGTCGGCCCCGACTACGATCATCCGCGGCTGCTCGGCTTCTTCGTCGAGGGTGCGCCCTACAGGCTCTTCGGGCTGATCCCGGCGGACCGGCACTTGTTCGGGTCGATGGACGGCCAGCCCGTGCATTTCCTAGGCACCGACAAGTTCGGCCGCGACGTGCTCTCACGCGCCATCCACGGCTCGCGGGTCTCGCTGATGATCGCGCTGACGGTGGTCTTCATCATCACCGTCATCGGCACCATCGTCGGCATGGTCTCCGGCTATTTCGGCGGCAAGTTCGATGTCTGGATGCAGCGCTTCGTCGAGCTGGTGCTCGCCTTCCCGCAGCTGCCACTCTATCTCGCGCTGACGACGCTGATCCCGGTCACCGCGCCGACCAATGTCTTCCTCGCCTTCGTCATCGTCGTCATGTCGGCGCTGGGCTGGGCGCAGATGTCGCGCGAGGTGCGCGGCAAGACGCTGGCGCTGGCGCGGATCGACTATGTACGCGCCGCCATGGCGGTCGGCGCCACCGACCGGCGCATCATCATGCAGCACATTTTTCCCAATGTGATGTGCCACGTCATCGTCGCCGTGACGATCGCCATCCCGACGGTGGTGCTACTCGAAGCCTTCCTCGGCTTCCTCGGCTTCGCCGTGAAGCCGCCGCTGATCTCCTGGGGGCTGATGCTGCAGGACACGGCGACCTATTCGGTCATCGGCACCTATCCCTGGATCCTGTCGCCGGTCGGCTTCGTGCTGGTCACCGTCTTTGCCTTCAATGCGCTGGGCGACGGCCTGCGCGATGCCGTCGATCCGTATTGA
- the purD gene encoding phosphoribosylamine--glycine ligase, whose translation MNVLLLGSGGREHALAWKTSASPLLTKLYAAPGNPGIGRVAELVKLDVADHSTVAAFCQEKKIDLVVVGPEGPLVAGVADDLRAWGIRVFGPSKAAARLEGSKGFTKDLCAKFNIPTAAYGRFGDLASAKAYVEKVGAPIVIKADGLAAGKGVTIAMTSDEANAALEACFEGAFGAAGAEVVVEEYLTGEEASFFCLCDGATALPFGTAQDHKRVGDGDTGPNTGGMGAYSPAPVMTAEMTERTMREIIEPTMRGMANLGAPFAGILFAGLMITDQGPKLIEYNTRFGDPECQVLMMRLKDDLLVLLNAAVDGQLAHMSIRWSDETALTVVMAARGYPGTPEKGSVIRGLDEAERDGAQIFHAGTAINGGALVANGGRVLNVTALGKTVGEAQAKAYAAIEHIDWPQGFYRHDIGWRAVEREKTGT comes from the coding sequence ATGAATGTTCTTCTTCTCGGCTCGGGCGGCCGCGAACATGCGCTCGCCTGGAAGACCTCCGCCTCGCCGCTGCTGACGAAACTTTATGCCGCGCCCGGCAATCCCGGTATCGGCCGTGTCGCCGAACTGGTGAAGCTCGACGTCGCCGACCATTCCACCGTCGCCGCCTTCTGCCAGGAAAAGAAGATCGACCTCGTCGTGGTCGGCCCGGAAGGCCCGTTGGTCGCCGGCGTCGCCGATGATCTGCGCGCCTGGGGCATCCGCGTCTTCGGCCCCTCCAAGGCGGCGGCAAGGCTTGAGGGCTCGAAAGGCTTCACCAAGGACCTTTGCGCCAAGTTCAACATTCCGACCGCCGCCTATGGCCGCTTCGGCGATCTCGCTTCGGCCAAGGCCTATGTCGAGAAGGTCGGCGCGCCGATCGTCATCAAGGCCGACGGGCTTGCCGCCGGCAAGGGCGTCACCATCGCGATGACTTCTGATGAGGCGAACGCCGCGCTGGAGGCTTGTTTCGAGGGCGCATTCGGCGCCGCCGGCGCCGAGGTCGTGGTCGAGGAATATCTGACCGGCGAGGAGGCGAGCTTCTTCTGCCTGTGCGACGGCGCCACGGCGCTGCCCTTCGGCACCGCGCAGGACCACAAGCGCGTCGGCGACGGCGATACCGGGCCGAACACCGGCGGCATGGGCGCCTATTCGCCGGCGCCGGTGATGACGGCCGAAATGACCGAGCGCACCATGCGCGAGATCATCGAGCCGACGATGCGCGGCATGGCCAATCTCGGCGCGCCTTTTGCCGGCATCCTCTTCGCCGGCCTGATGATCACCGACCAGGGCCCCAAGCTGATCGAATACAACACCCGCTTCGGCGATCCCGAATGCCAGGTGCTGATGATGCGGCTGAAGGACGATCTGCTCGTCCTGCTCAACGCCGCTGTCGACGGCCAGCTTGCGCATATGTCCATCCGCTGGAGCGACGAGACGGCGCTGACCGTGGTGATGGCCGCGAGGGGCTATCCCGGCACGCCGGAAAAGGGCTCGGTCATCCGCGGCCTCGACGAGGCCGAGCGTGATGGCGCCCAGATTTTCCACGCCGGCACCGCCATCAATGGCGGCGCGCTGGTCGCCAATGGCGGCCGCGTGCTCAACGTAACCGCGCTCGGCAAGACCGTCGGCGAGGCGCAGGCCAAGGCCTACGCGGCGATCGAGCACATCGACTGGCCGCAGGGCTTCTATCGCCACGACATCGGCTGGCGCGCCGTCGAGCGCGAGAAGACCGGCACGTAA
- a CDS encoding ABC transporter ATP-binding protein, whose amino-acid sequence MTTIALADNFAPAVRLDHAARHEQPIIDARNIGVAFKVEHGTVEAVKDVSFQLYRGETIAIVGESGSGKSVTARTVMGLLSRRATVSPRSSVDYCGQNILEFPEAARRKLRGNRISMIFQEPMSSLNPIYTVGSQIVEAIRVHRRVSRREAWARALELLKHVQIPEPEARLKQYPHQLSGGQRQRVMIAMALANDPDVLIADEPTTALDVTVQAQILNLIRNLQKELKMAVILITHDLTVVRKFSDYVYVMQHGEMREHNVTERLFANPQHPYTQRLLASEPHGQPKPLPEGSGTILEANGVRVCFMLRHGTFLKPDWRELVAVDDLDLKLCRHETLGLVGESGSGKTTFGQALLRLQDAKRGEIRFDGRPIEKLSRGEMRPLRSRMQIVFQDPFSSLNPRMTIGQIIEEGLVVNRLGATRRERVERVREALVSAGMPGNILSRFPHEFSGGQRQRIAIARAIALEPEFILLDEPTSALDLSVQAQIIDLLRKLQDERGLSYLFISHHLKVVRALCHRVIVMQHGQIVEQGPVDEVLSNPKTAYTERLVRAAFEVA is encoded by the coding sequence ATGACGACGATCGCGCTCGCAGACAATTTCGCACCGGCCGTCCGGCTCGACCACGCCGCGCGCCATGAACAGCCCATCATCGACGCCCGCAACATCGGAGTCGCGTTCAAGGTGGAGCACGGCACCGTCGAGGCGGTGAAGGACGTCTCGTTCCAGCTCTACCGCGGCGAAACCATAGCCATCGTCGGCGAATCCGGTTCCGGCAAATCGGTGACGGCGCGCACCGTGATGGGATTGTTGTCGCGGCGTGCGACCGTGTCGCCACGCTCGAGCGTAGACTATTGCGGGCAAAATATCCTCGAATTCCCCGAGGCTGCCCGGCGCAAGCTGCGCGGCAACCGCATCTCGATGATCTTCCAGGAACCGATGAGCTCGCTCAATCCGATCTACACGGTCGGCAGCCAGATCGTCGAAGCGATCCGGGTCCACCGCAGGGTGAGCCGCAGGGAAGCCTGGGCGCGGGCGCTCGAGCTCCTGAAGCATGTCCAGATCCCCGAGCCGGAGGCCAGACTCAAGCAGTATCCGCATCAGCTCTCCGGTGGCCAGCGGCAGCGCGTGATGATCGCCATGGCCTTGGCCAACGACCCCGACGTGCTGATCGCCGACGAGCCGACAACGGCGCTCGACGTCACGGTGCAGGCGCAGATCTTGAACCTGATCCGCAATCTTCAGAAAGAGCTGAAGATGGCGGTGATCCTGATCACCCACGACCTCACCGTGGTGCGCAAATTCTCCGACTATGTCTATGTCATGCAGCATGGCGAGATGCGCGAGCACAATGTCACCGAGCGGCTCTTTGCCAATCCGCAGCATCCCTACACGCAGCGGCTGCTCGCTTCCGAACCGCATGGCCAGCCGAAGCCGCTGCCGGAAGGCAGCGGCACCATCCTCGAGGCGAACGGCGTGCGCGTATGCTTCATGCTGCGCCACGGAACGTTCCTGAAACCCGACTGGCGCGAGCTGGTCGCGGTTGACGATCTCGACCTGAAGCTCTGCCGCCACGAGACGCTGGGGCTGGTCGGCGAATCCGGCTCCGGCAAGACGACCTTCGGTCAGGCGCTGCTCAGATTGCAGGACGCCAAGCGCGGGGAAATCCGCTTCGACGGCCGGCCGATCGAGAAGCTGTCGCGCGGCGAGATGCGGCCGCTGCGTTCGCGCATGCAGATCGTCTTCCAGGACCCGTTCTCCTCTCTCAACCCGCGCATGACGATCGGCCAGATCATCGAGGAAGGACTGGTCGTCAACAGGCTGGGCGCGACGCGGCGCGAACGGGTCGAGCGGGTGCGCGAGGCGCTGGTCAGCGCCGGCATGCCCGGCAACATCCTGTCGCGCTTCCCGCATGAATTCTCCGGCGGCCAGCGGCAACGCATCGCGATCGCGCGGGCGATCGCGCTGGAGCCGGAATTCATCCTGCTCGACGAACCGACATCGGCGCTCGATCTTTCGGTGCAAGCGCAGATCATCGACCTGCTGCGCAAGCTGCAGGACGAGCGCGGTCTCAGCTATCTCTTCATCTCGCACCACCTCAAGGTGGTGCGGGCGCTGTGCCATCGCGTCATCGTCATGCAGCATGGTCAAATCGTCGAACAGGGACCCGTCGACGAGGTCCTGTCCAATCCCAAGACCGCCTACACCGAACGGCTCGTCAGGGCCGCTTTCGAGGTGGCGTAG
- a CDS encoding alpha-glucosidase/alpha-galactosidase: protein MARNPRIAFIGAGSTVFMKNIVGDVLQRPALSGATIALMDINPQRLEESAIVVNKLIATLGVKAKAETYSDQRKALAGADFVVVAFQIGGYEPCTVTDFEVPKKYGLRQTIADTLGVGGIMRGLRTVPHLWKICEDMLAVCPEAIMLQYVNPMAINTWAIAEKYPTIKQVGLCHSVQGTAMELAHDLDLPYEEIRYRSAGINHMAFYLKFEHRQADGSYRDLYPDLVRAYREGRAPKPGWNPRCPNKVRYEMLTRLGYFVTESSEHFAEYTPYFIKEGRGDLIEKYGIPLDEYPKRCIEQIERWKGQAEAYRSADRIEVEQSREYASSIMNSVWTGEPSVIYGNVRNNGCITSLPFDCAAEVPCLVDASGIQPTYIGELPPQLTALIRTNINVQELTVRALMTENREHIYHAAMMDPHTAAELDLDQIWSLVDDLLAAHGDWLPAWARGGRKSAAA, encoded by the coding sequence GTGGCTAGAAATCCCAGGATCGCGTTCATCGGCGCCGGCTCGACGGTGTTCATGAAAAACATCGTCGGCGACGTGCTGCAGCGGCCGGCGCTGTCGGGCGCGACGATCGCGCTGATGGACATCAACCCGCAGCGGCTGGAAGAGAGCGCCATCGTCGTCAACAAGCTGATCGCGACGCTCGGCGTCAAGGCGAAAGCCGAGACCTATTCGGACCAGCGCAAGGCGCTTGCCGGCGCCGACTTCGTCGTCGTCGCTTTCCAGATCGGCGGATATGAGCCCTGCACCGTCACCGATTTCGAGGTGCCGAAGAAATACGGCCTGCGCCAGACCATCGCCGACACGCTCGGCGTCGGCGGCATCATGCGGGGCCTGAGGACCGTGCCGCATCTGTGGAAGATCTGCGAGGACATGCTCGCCGTCTGCCCCGAGGCGATCATGCTGCAATATGTGAACCCGATGGCGATCAACACCTGGGCGATCGCCGAGAAATACCCAACGATCAAGCAGGTCGGGCTCTGTCATTCGGTGCAAGGCACGGCGATGGAACTGGCGCACGACCTCGACCTTCCCTACGAAGAAATCCGCTACCGCTCGGCCGGCATCAACCACATGGCCTTTTATCTCAAGTTCGAGCACCGCCAGGCGGACGGCTCCTATCGCGACCTCTATCCTGATCTCGTGCGCGCCTATCGCGAGGGCCGCGCGCCGAAGCCGGGCTGGAACCCGCGCTGCCCGAACAAGGTGCGTTACGAAATGCTGACCCGGCTCGGCTATTTCGTCACCGAAAGCTCGGAGCATTTCGCCGAATACACGCCCTATTTCATCAAGGAGGGGCGCGGCGATCTGATCGAGAAATACGGCATTCCGCTCGACGAATATCCAAAACGCTGCATCGAGCAGATCGAGCGCTGGAAAGGACAAGCGGAGGCCTATCGCTCGGCCGACCGGATCGAGGTCGAGCAATCGAGGGAATATGCCTCCTCGATCATGAACTCGGTGTGGACCGGAGAGCCGTCGGTGATCTACGGCAATGTCCGCAACAATGGCTGCATCACCTCGCTGCCTTTCGACTGCGCGGCGGAAGTGCCGTGCCTGGTCGATGCTTCCGGAATCCAGCCCACTTACATTGGCGAGTTGCCGCCGCAGCTGACGGCGCTGATCCGCACCAATATCAATGTGCAGGAGCTGACGGTGCGGGCGCTCATGACCGAGAACCGCGAGCACATCTATCATGCCGCGATGATGGACCCGCACACCGCCGCCGAGCTCGACCTCGACCAGATCTGGTCATTAGTCGACGACCTGCTTGCCGCGCATGGCGACTGGCTGCCCGCCTGGGCGCGTGGCGGACGAAAGAGCGCGGCCGCCTGA
- a CDS encoding glycoside hydrolase family 25 protein, which yields MALLAAAVVLGTAAKASDFSEPWKNAARPLVIDAYEYNSIDWQQLVTDKRVAGFINKASDGLPPPYFCFGAEADVKLCKAQWKRYAVTRELFQTRKVVAKALGLKWGAYHLARPGNPVEQANNFIDFAEPAPDELMALDIEGIDPMQWMSLEDAEEFVRQVHRRVGRFPVLYVNGKTAQYIADNRYQYRLLSRLPLWYARYKPDIEVHFPMGNWQGYALWQFSAQANCGRFRCPYRVPGTPNDIDVSVAPMSADQLRQQWAFGGLLDVPADYLASIPVPLSREKALAGKVTITYADVATPPTVEEMVAVLGARWEKFRDGFRMPVVKTVPQRPSFGIVQYVAWKRTGQRTPDQIDAAFAAADPVKTASTALDQRRH from the coding sequence CTGGCGCTTCTCGCTGCGGCGGTTGTGCTGGGTACGGCGGCAAAGGCCTCGGATTTCTCCGAGCCGTGGAAGAATGCCGCCCGCCCGTTGGTGATCGACGCCTATGAATACAATTCGATCGACTGGCAGCAGCTCGTCACCGACAAGCGCGTCGCCGGCTTCATCAACAAGGCGTCCGACGGGCTGCCGCCGCCCTACTTCTGCTTCGGCGCCGAGGCGGACGTGAAACTCTGCAAGGCGCAGTGGAAGCGCTATGCGGTGACGCGTGAATTGTTCCAGACGCGCAAGGTGGTGGCCAAGGCGCTCGGCCTGAAATGGGGCGCCTATCACCTGGCCCGTCCCGGCAACCCGGTCGAGCAGGCCAACAACTTCATCGACTTCGCCGAGCCGGCGCCCGACGAGTTGATGGCTCTCGACATCGAAGGCATCGATCCGATGCAATGGATGTCGCTGGAGGACGCCGAGGAATTCGTGCGCCAGGTGCACCGCCGCGTCGGCCGTTTCCCGGTGCTCTATGTCAATGGCAAGACGGCGCAGTATATCGCCGACAATCGCTACCAGTACCGTCTGCTGTCGCGGCTGCCGCTCTGGTATGCGCGCTACAAGCCCGACATCGAGGTGCATTTCCCGATGGGCAACTGGCAGGGCTACGCACTGTGGCAATTCTCGGCGCAGGCCAATTGCGGGCGTTTCCGCTGCCCTTATCGGGTGCCCGGCACGCCCAACGACATCGATGTCAGCGTCGCGCCGATGAGCGCTGACCAGCTGCGCCAGCAATGGGCCTTTGGCGGCCTGCTCGACGTGCCGGCCGACTACCTCGCTTCGATCCCGGTGCCGCTCTCGCGCGAAAAGGCGCTGGCCGGCAAGGTCACCATCACCTATGCCGATGTGGCGACGCCGCCGACGGTGGAAGAAATGGTCGCGGTGCTCGGCGCGCGCTGGGAGAAATTCCGCGACGGCTTCCGCATGCCGGTGGTGAAGACGGTGCCGCAGCGCCCGAGCTTCGGCATCGTGCAATATGTCGCCTGGAAGCGGACCGGGCAGCGCACGCCCGACCAGATCGACGCGGCCTTCGCCGCCGCCGATCCGGTGAAGACCGCTTCGACCGCTCTCGACCAAAGGCGGCACTGA
- a CDS encoding ABC transporter permease has product MLRFLLMRIASAVPVLAILSLVTFAIIQAPPGDYADYIKSQLINQGGASYAEADAQAQAYRIEHGLDKPLPVQYLNWIGGIITRGDFGYSLYYNKPVADVVGERLPRTLLLALVCHLLASVLGITFGIWAATRQYSWIDSTLSAISFLGMTVPRFLMALIIVYLLVFQFNVSEIGSFFSPQYGGAPWSWAKFVDLVKHVWPVVAIATFGGLAYNMRVMRGNLLDTLNMQYVETAKAKGLTGGAVVMRHAVPNALHPLVMYQGVVLPYMLTGEIETAIIFALPTVGPAIVGSMAVGDVYVTATFMMVLSATLIIGNIIADMLLVLLDPRIRQFGER; this is encoded by the coding sequence ATGTTGCGATTCCTGCTCATGCGCATCGCCTCGGCCGTTCCCGTCCTCGCCATTCTGAGCCTGGTCACCTTTGCCATCATCCAGGCGCCGCCTGGCGACTATGCCGACTACATCAAATCGCAGCTGATCAACCAGGGCGGCGCCTCCTATGCCGAAGCCGACGCGCAGGCACAGGCCTATCGTATCGAACATGGCCTCGATAAGCCGTTGCCCGTCCAGTATCTCAACTGGATCGGCGGCATCATCACGCGCGGCGATTTCGGCTACAGCCTCTACTACAACAAGCCGGTGGCCGATGTGGTGGGCGAACGCCTGCCGCGCACGCTGCTGCTTGCGCTGGTCTGCCACCTGCTCGCCTCGGTGCTCGGCATCACCTTCGGCATATGGGCGGCGACGAGGCAGTATAGCTGGATCGACTCCACGCTCTCGGCGATCTCGTTCCTCGGCATGACAGTGCCGCGCTTCCTGATGGCGCTGATCATCGTCTATCTGCTGGTCTTCCAGTTCAACGTTTCGGAGATCGGCTCGTTCTTCTCGCCGCAGTATGGCGGCGCGCCGTGGTCGTGGGCGAAGTTCGTCGACCTGGTCAAGCATGTCTGGCCGGTGGTGGCGATCGCGACCTTCGGCGGGCTCGCTTACAACATGCGCGTCATGCGCGGCAACCTGCTAGACACGCTGAACATGCAATATGTCGAGACGGCCAAGGCCAAGGGCCTGACCGGCGGCGCCGTCGTCATGCGGCACGCCGTGCCCAATGCGCTGCATCCGCTGGTGATGTATCAGGGCGTGGTGCTGCCCTATATGCTGACCGGCGAGATCGAGACGGCGATCATCTTCGCGCTGCCGACCGTCGGGCCGGCGATCGTCGGCTCGATGGCGGTGGGCGACGTTTATGTGACGGCCACCTTCATGATGGTGCTGTCGGCGACGCTGATCATCGGCAACATCATCGCCGACATGCTGCTCGTGCTGCTCGATCCCCGCATCCGCCAATTCGGGGAGCGCTAG
- a CDS encoding ABC transporter substrate-binding protein — MRTFRRTGIAAGLMLGVSVHALNAFASEPTIPPQPATFPAEGKIHYVARDSILEFKALPEYHEPDWVTEKYVKTGKLPPVKDRLPKEPLVFKTANMPDGIGVYGDTMRHVIGGRPEGWNYGAGQTQGWGGIDIGLSECLTRTAPLFQVEAKDTEPLPNLAKSWDWSSDGHKLTMHLIEGAKWSDGAPFNADDVMFYWDDEVVDPNVSPLNGATPETFGVGTTLKKIDDYTVEWTFKEAFPRQYLYAMAYGTFCPGPSHILKPQHPKYSKNTYDQFKNAFPPEYMNMPVMGAWVPVEYRPDDIIVMRRNPYYWKVDEKGNQLPYLNELQYKLSTWADRDVQAVAGSGDFSNLEQPENFVASLKRAADKNAPARLAFGPRLIGYNLRMNFSANGWGNPDERGQAIRELNRNEDFRKAVTMALDRKALGDSLVKGPFTAIYPGGFSSGTSFYDRKSTVYYPFDLEGAKALLAKARLKDTDGDGIVNFPAGTAGGKDVEIVMLVNNDYTTDKSLAEGVVAQMEKLGLRVVLNGLNGTQRDATQYSGRFDWLIRRNETELTSVVQNTEQLAPVGPKTSWNHRAPESGQVDMMPFEKDLVDIVNKFVSTQDNDQRAELMRKFQKISTEHVYNVGLTEYPGALIVNKRFSNIPQGTPIFMFNWAEDSIIRERVFVKADKQAKYELFPNELPGKPGDKGPMD; from the coding sequence ATGAGGACTTTTCGTAGAACTGGCATTGCCGCCGGGCTGATGCTCGGCGTTTCAGTCCATGCGCTCAACGCCTTCGCTTCCGAGCCGACGATCCCGCCGCAGCCTGCGACATTCCCGGCCGAGGGCAAGATCCACTATGTGGCGCGCGACTCCATCCTGGAGTTCAAGGCGCTGCCGGAATATCACGAGCCGGACTGGGTGACGGAGAAATACGTCAAGACCGGCAAGCTGCCGCCGGTCAAGGACAGGCTGCCGAAGGAACCGCTGGTCTTCAAGACGGCCAACATGCCGGATGGCATCGGCGTCTATGGCGACACGATGCGCCATGTCATCGGCGGCAGGCCGGAAGGCTGGAACTACGGCGCCGGCCAGACGCAAGGCTGGGGCGGCATCGACATCGGGCTTTCCGAATGCCTAACGCGCACGGCGCCGCTGTTCCAGGTCGAGGCCAAGGACACCGAGCCGCTGCCCAACCTCGCCAAGAGCTGGGACTGGTCGAGCGACGGCCACAAGCTGACCATGCATCTGATCGAAGGCGCCAAATGGTCCGACGGCGCGCCCTTCAATGCCGACGACGTGATGTTCTACTGGGACGACGAGGTGGTCGATCCGAACGTCTCGCCGCTCAACGGCGCCACGCCGGAGACTTTCGGCGTCGGCACGACGCTGAAGAAGATCGACGACTACACCGTGGAGTGGACGTTCAAGGAGGCGTTCCCGCGGCAATATCTCTATGCCATGGCCTATGGCACTTTCTGCCCCGGCCCCTCGCACATCCTCAAGCCGCAGCATCCGAAATATTCGAAGAACACCTACGACCAGTTCAAGAACGCCTTCCCGCCGGAATATATGAACATGCCGGTGATGGGCGCCTGGGTTCCGGTCGAATACCGGCCGGACGACATCATCGTCATGCGCCGCAATCCCTATTATTGGAAGGTCGACGAGAAGGGCAACCAGCTGCCCTATCTCAACGAGCTGCAATACAAGCTCTCGACCTGGGCCGACCGCGACGTGCAGGCTGTTGCCGGCTCGGGCGATTTCTCCAACCTCGAACAGCCGGAGAACTTCGTCGCCTCGCTGAAGCGTGCTGCTGACAAGAATGCACCGGCACGCCTCGCCTTCGGGCCGCGTCTCATCGGCTACAATCTGCGCATGAATTTTTCCGCCAATGGCTGGGGCAACCCGGACGAACGCGGCCAGGCGATCCGCGAGCTGAACCGCAACGAGGATTTCCGCAAGGCCGTCACCATGGCGCTCGACCGCAAGGCGCTGGGCGACTCGCTGGTCAAGGGCCCGTTCACCGCCATCTATCCGGGCGGCTTCTCATCCGGCACCAGCTTCTATGACCGCAAGTCGACGGTCTATTATCCGTTCGATCTCGAAGGCGCCAAAGCATTGCTCGCCAAGGCCCGCCTCAAGGATACGGACGGCGACGGCATTGTGAACTTCCCGGCCGGCACCGCGGGCGGCAAGGATGTCGAGATCGTGATGCTGGTCAACAACGACTACACCACCGACAAGAGCCTTGCCGAAGGCGTGGTCGCGCAGATGGAGAAGCTCGGCCTGAGGGTCGTGCTCAACGGGCTTAACGGCACGCAGCGCGATGCCACACAATATTCCGGCCGCTTCGACTGGCTGATCCGGCGAAACGAAACCGAGCTCACCTCCGTCGTTCAAAATACCGAGCAGCTGGCGCCGGTCGGCCCGAAGACCAGCTGGAACCATCGCGCGCCGGAAAGCGGCCAGGTCGACATGATGCCGTTCGAAAAGGATCTCGTCGACATCGTCAACAAATTCGTGTCGACGCAGGACAACGACCAGCGTGCCGAGCTGATGCGAAAGTTCCAGAAGATCTCGACCGAGCATGTCTACAATGTCGGCCTGACGGAATATCCGGGCGCGCTGATCGTCAACAAGCGTTTCTCCAACATTCCGCAGGGCACGCCGATCTTCATGTTCAACTGGGCCGAGGATTCGATCATCCGCGAGCGCGTGTTCGTCAAGGCGGACAAGCAGGCAAAATACGAGTTGTTCCCCAACGAACTGCCCGGCAAGCCTGGCGATAAGGGACCGATGGATTAA